The uncultured Methanomethylovorans sp. genome contains a region encoding:
- a CDS encoding universal stress protein produces MMKILLPTDGSVYSENAAKVTNKIGNEDTEFIVLHVLADKGMGMKSWQKEGADYILSSIENILVELGFDSSKIQKVVEEGNAPAQIVDVANRYKVDLIVMGNQGKSGLKKILGSVTSRVLELSDKLVLVVPPNYTLLQTDKTSVLAQVLQ; encoded by the coding sequence ATGATGAAGATCTTACTACCTACTGATGGTTCTGTGTATTCGGAGAATGCTGCGAAGGTTACCAATAAAATAGGTAATGAAGATACTGAGTTCATAGTCCTTCATGTGCTTGCAGATAAGGGCATGGGTATGAAATCATGGCAGAAGGAAGGAGCTGATTACATTCTATCTTCTATCGAGAATATATTGGTAGAATTAGGTTTTGACAGTTCCAAAATACAGAAAGTCGTGGAAGAAGGAAACGCGCCTGCACAGATAGTTGATGTGGCAAATCGCTATAAAGTTGACCTGATAGTTATGGGGAACCAGGGGAAAAGCGGTTTAAAGAAAATATTAGGCTCTGTGACTTCCAGGGTACTGGAACTTTCAGACAAGCTGGTATTAGTGGTGCCACCAAATTACACTCTTTTGCAGACAGATAAAACTTCAGTTCTCGCCCAGGTACTTCAGTAA